The following DNA comes from Dehalococcoidia bacterium.
GGTGATGTTCAATGCGGTGCTGTTGGCGGGGGTGGCGGTGTCCAAATATATCACACCCCTGGCCTTGCGTGGAGCAGCTGTAGCCCCAGAAGGAGTGCCAGCGGTTCTGACGGGGCAGGTGTTCGGAGTGTTTATTATTACGGTCGCTGCAGCCGAGGCAGCCCTCGTCTTGGCCCTTATTCTGGCGGTGTACCGGGAGCGGGAGACGGCGGACGCCACGCGGTTGGATACGATGAAGAACTAGGACGCAGGAATCGGAGATGGCCACTTTGTGGGATACGGTCCGGTAACCACAGCATCGGGCAACAGAGAGGGGTGTGCAGATGTCGTGGGTACCCTTTAAACGGGTGCCAAACCTCATGGCCGCCGAGATGTGGAAGAACACCCTGGAGGCGGAAGGCCTCCCGACCCGTATCCTGCCTGAGGGGGATATCACCCACTGGAGGGAGCACTGCCCCTTCGTGGTGTATGTGCCCAAAGGGCGGGAGCATGTGGCCGAGGAGATACTAAGGAAGTTGTGAGATGAGCGAGACACTGGCCTGGCTGATTTTCTTTCTGCCGATCGCCTCGTTTGTTCTCATTGGGCTGGGGGTGCGCCCCCTATTCCCCCGCCAGGGGATGCTCGCCGGCTACCTGACGGTGCTGGCAGTGGGGGGGTCTTTCCTCTTGAGCCTGGTGGCCCTACGGGCCACTGTGGGGCACGAGGAGCCCATCGGCTGGCCCAGCCATGTATGGCTTACCATCGGCGATTTCACCTTGCGGGTGGGCATTCGCATGGATGCCCTCACAGCCGTGATGCTGGTGGTGGTCAGCGGGGTCAGCCTGGCCGTGCAGGTCTACTCCCTGGGCTATATGAAGGGCGACCCCGGCATGGTGCGCTACTTCGCCTATATGTCCCTTTTTACTGCCTCCATGCTGGGGTTGGTGTTGTCGTCCAACCTGATTTTGGTGTATGTGTTCTGGGAACTGGTGGGGTTGTGCTCGTACCTGCTGATCGGCTTCTGGTATGAGCGCCCTGCTGCCGCAGCGGCGGCCAAGAAAGCCTTCATTGTTACACGTATTGGCGACCTGGGCTTTTTGTTAGCGCTCTTGTACCTGTTCACGCAGCGGCAGGCTTTTCTGGCCCGGGGACTGGATCCCTTTGACATCGGGCACCTGCACAACGCCGTGGCGGGGGGCTTGCTGTCCGGGACCGCCCTGACGTGGCTAGGGCTGGGTATCTTCGCGGGGGCAGTGGGCAAGTCGGCCCAGTTCCCCCTGCATGTCTGGCTCCCCGATGCCATGGAAGGCCCCACCCCCGTCAGCGCTCTGATTCACGCTGCGACCATGGTGGCCGCGGGTGTCTTCCTGGTGGCGCGGGTGTTCCCTGTGTTTGAAGCCTCCCCAGCCCTGATGGACACCGTCGCCCTCATCGGCGCGTTCACCACTATCCTGGCTGCTACGATGGGGATGGTGATGAACGATATCAAGCGGGTCATCGCCTACTCCACTATTAGTCAACTGGGGCTGATGATGCTGGCGCTGGGGGTGG
Coding sequences within:
- the nuoK gene encoding NADH-quinone oxidoreductase subunit NuoK, with protein sequence MLAPIGLTHYLVLSAVLFCIGMFGVLSLRNLIAMLMGLEVMFNAVLLAGVAVSKYITPLALRGAAVAPEGVPAVLTGQVFGVFIITVAAAEAALVLALILAVYRERETADATRLDTMKN
- the nuoL gene encoding NADH-quinone oxidoreductase subunit L; its protein translation is MSETLAWLIFFLPIASFVLIGLGVRPLFPRQGMLAGYLTVLAVGGSFLLSLVALRATVGHEEPIGWPSHVWLTIGDFTLRVGIRMDALTAVMLVVVSGVSLAVQVYSLGYMKGDPGMVRYFAYMSLFTASMLGLVLSSNLILVYVFWELVGLCSYLLIGFWYERPAAAAAAKKAFIVTRIGDLGFLLALLYLFTQRQAFLARGLDPFDIGHLHNAVAGGLLSGTALTWLGLGIFAGAVGKSAQFPLHVWLPDAMEGPTPVSALIHAATMVAAGVFLVARVFPVFEASPALMDTVALIGAFTTILAATMGMVMNDIKRVIAYSTISQLGLMMLALGVGAYSAAVFHLFNHAFFKALLFLGAGSVNHATGTFDMRLMGGLRRYMPWTYVTFLVASLSLAGVFPLSGFWSKDEILAEALTKGDGVALLVGILALVGVFLTAFYAFRALFLTFHGPFRGGAEAEASVSHHNGHSPGHSRVHLGESPLVMLVPMLLLGVLAIASGVVANPPTALGPVPAHWFGHFVVKPGAHAEKVSFNLGIALVSTLLALGGIGLAWLMYGVRRLPAERVTVRPVYQVVARKYYMDDLYEGVLAGRLFYRFLCGVADWLDRVVVDGVVEGVGWLGRSLGRPLAWLQSGQLQAYASAITLGIVLIIIAYMVWR